The following proteins are encoded in a genomic region of Leptospira langatensis:
- a CDS encoding ATP-binding response regulator, whose amino-acid sequence MSLSSSEQPNILIVEDEWLLSFNLQKTLQNLGYKIAGVAANGLDAQSIFKETNPDLVLMDISIEGDMDGIQTAQSIQRIKDVPIVFMTAYTDDSTFMRAMDAASTYAYITKPFQNHQLKSSIEIALRQQKRLGRVKESGKEFKNVIQSISEGAVSLDADGNIIFLNHAAEDLTGWSLSEAIGKPGDLVLSFIQTQIGSSEHPDHLGHNLRYIPAVLVRKDERKVRVGFRVSPIRDEENRIVGSIVTFSELDLLSVSEKRISEMEKVIQSEMRLESIQKLAAGIAHEINNPLMGVINYGNIIRNRKELSPDIRNYARVIIEQGERISGIIRNLILFSRSDNEEPSWGRLDDILFGVEGMISELLKTKNLELSKNIAEDLPDIFLKQNQIKEVLYYLLYFYADGVGSDLKGSTIHLNAFLSKGETEEESILEIRLSGSMKEELDPENAFQPFERIQSDDSRIGMGLSVCYGIIQSNRGKLTVQKTSAGTDFCVRLPVQTK is encoded by the coding sequence ATGAGTCTTTCTTCTTCCGAACAGCCGAATATCTTAATCGTAGAAGACGAATGGTTGCTTTCTTTTAACCTGCAAAAGACCTTGCAGAACCTGGGTTATAAGATTGCAGGTGTGGCGGCTAACGGACTGGATGCCCAGTCCATTTTCAAGGAAACCAATCCGGATCTGGTGCTAATGGATATCTCCATCGAAGGGGATATGGACGGGATCCAGACTGCGCAAAGCATCCAAAGGATCAAGGATGTTCCTATCGTTTTCATGACCGCGTATACGGACGATTCCACGTTCATGAGAGCCATGGATGCGGCTTCCACATATGCGTATATCACCAAGCCTTTCCAGAATCACCAGCTCAAGTCTTCGATCGAGATCGCTCTTCGCCAGCAAAAGCGTTTAGGAAGAGTAAAAGAGAGCGGCAAGGAATTCAAGAACGTAATCCAAAGTATCTCGGAAGGCGCGGTTTCCTTGGATGCGGACGGGAATATCATCTTCCTGAATCATGCTGCCGAAGATCTGACCGGATGGTCCTTGAGCGAGGCGATCGGTAAACCGGGAGATCTGGTCCTTTCCTTCATCCAGACCCAGATCGGTTCTTCCGAGCATCCGGACCATTTAGGTCATAATCTAAGGTATATTCCCGCAGTACTTGTCCGCAAGGACGAACGAAAAGTGAGAGTCGGATTCCGCGTTTCTCCCATCCGGGACGAAGAGAATCGGATCGTAGGAAGCATTGTCACCTTCTCCGAATTGGATCTTCTTTCCGTTTCCGAAAAAAGGATCTCCGAAATGGAGAAGGTGATCCAATCCGAAATGCGTTTGGAATCCATTCAGAAATTGGCTGCGGGGATCGCTCATGAGATTAATAACCCTCTCATGGGAGTGATCAATTACGGTAACATTATCCGAAATAGAAAAGAACTCAGTCCGGATATCCGGAATTACGCGAGAGTCATCATAGAGCAGGGAGAAAGGATCTCCGGTATTATTCGCAACCTCATTCTATTCTCCAGATCCGATAACGAGGAACCGAGCTGGGGAAGGCTAGACGATATTCTCTTCGGTGTAGAAGGAATGATCTCCGAACTTCTTAAGACCAAGAACCTTGAGCTCTCTAAGAATATTGCGGAAGATCTACCGGATATTTTCCTGAAGCAAAATCAGATTAAAGAAGTCTTATATTACTTGCTCTATTTCTATGCGGACGGCGTGGGATCGGATCTGAAAGGAAGCACCATCCATCTGAACGCATTCTTAAGCAAAGGCGAGACGGAAGAAGAATCCATTTTAGAGATCCGTCTCTCCGGTTCTATGAAAGAAGAGCTGGATCCTGAGAATGCGTTCCAACCATTCGAGAGGATCCAATCGGATGATTCTAGGATAGGAATGGGACTTTCTGTTTGTTACGGGATCATTCAGTCCAACCGAGGCAAGCTCACGGTGCAAAAGACCAGCGCAGGCACTGATTTCTGCGTTCGTTTACCTGTTCAGACTAAATAG
- a CDS encoding class I fructose-bisphosphate aldolase, with product MLDKIKSALGAEADSLLNHVSKTIPKEHLTIPGPNYIDEIFSKSDRNNSVLRNFQSIYNTGRLAGTGYLSILPVDQGIEHSAGASFAKNPAYFDPENIVKLAIEGGCNAVASTLGVLGLVSRKYAHKIPFVVKINHNELLSYPNKFDQIMFANVEQAFDMGAAAVGATIYFGSDESSRQIQEISEAFHRAHELGLVTILWAYLRNDAFKTDKTDYHIATDLTGQANHLAATIEADIVKQKLPETNLGGFKDLKFGKKDDKMYTDLSSEHPIDMARYQVANCYMGKVGLINSGGPSGSNDLGDAVKAAVINKRAGGMGLISGRKAFQKPMKDGVALLNAIQDVYLSKDVTLA from the coding sequence ATGTTAGATAAAATCAAGAGCGCGCTCGGCGCGGAAGCGGATTCCCTGTTAAATCACGTTTCCAAAACGATCCCTAAGGAGCATCTCACCATCCCGGGACCGAATTATATAGACGAAATCTTCTCCAAATCGGATAGAAACAATTCCGTTCTTAGAAATTTCCAATCCATTTACAATACAGGTCGTTTGGCTGGAACAGGTTATCTTTCCATTCTTCCTGTGGACCAAGGGATTGAGCATAGCGCAGGAGCTTCTTTCGCAAAGAACCCAGCTTATTTCGACCCGGAAAATATCGTGAAGCTTGCGATCGAAGGCGGTTGCAATGCGGTTGCTTCTACTTTAGGAGTGCTTGGTCTTGTTTCCCGTAAATACGCCCACAAGATCCCATTCGTAGTGAAGATCAATCATAACGAACTCTTAAGCTATCCGAACAAATTCGATCAGATCATGTTCGCTAATGTAGAGCAGGCTTTCGATATGGGAGCTGCCGCTGTGGGAGCCACCATCTATTTCGGTTCTGACGAAAGCTCTCGACAGATCCAAGAGATCTCCGAAGCGTTCCATAGAGCTCACGAACTCGGACTAGTCACTATTCTTTGGGCATATCTTAGAAACGATGCTTTCAAGACCGACAAGACCGATTATCATATCGCAACCGACCTAACCGGACAAGCAAACCATTTGGCTGCTACTATCGAAGCAGATATCGTGAAGCAAAAATTGCCTGAGACCAACTTAGGTGGGTTCAAGGATCTGAAATTCGGTAAGAAAGACGATAAGATGTATACCGATCTTTCTTCCGAGCATCCGATCGATATGGCAAGATACCAAGTAGCGAACTGCTATATGGGTAAAGTGGGACTGATCAATTCCGGTGGACCTTCCGGTTCCAACGACTTGGGTGACGCGGTTAAGGCTGCTGTTATCAACAAGAGAGCCGGTGGAATGGGACTCATCTCCGGAAGAAAGGCGTTCCAAAAGCCGATGAAGGACGGGGTCGCTCTTCTGAACGCTATCCAAGATGTGTATCTTTCTAAGGATGTAACCTTAGCTTAA
- a CDS encoding cysteine synthase A, translated as MEIQKGFVDSIGNTPLIRLNHYSDLTGCEILGKAEFLNPGGSVKDRAALFIIQEAEKKGLLKPGGTVVEGTAGNTGIGLVHICNAKGYKCLIVIPDTQSKEKIDLLRTLGAEVRTVPAVPYKDPGNYVKVSARIAEEIPNAIWANQFDNVANRLAHFQTTGPEIWEQTGGKVDAWLASLGTGGTFTGTAMFLKTKDPKIKTIVAEPFGSAIYNFVKKGELSAEGNSFTEGIGNGRITENMKDAPFDDAIRISDQECLETIYTLLRKDGLFVGGSTGINVAAAVRLAKELGPGRTLVTVLCDSGARYQSRLYDKDWLATKGYSIPEI; from the coding sequence ATGGAGATCCAAAAAGGATTCGTAGACAGCATAGGGAATACTCCTCTCATCCGTTTGAATCACTACTCAGATCTTACCGGTTGCGAGATCTTAGGAAAGGCAGAGTTCCTGAATCCTGGCGGTTCGGTCAAGGATAGGGCTGCCTTATTCATTATACAAGAAGCGGAGAAGAAAGGGCTCTTGAAACCGGGAGGCACTGTCGTAGAAGGCACTGCCGGAAATACAGGGATCGGTCTCGTTCATATTTGCAATGCAAAGGGTTACAAATGTCTGATCGTGATCCCGGACACCCAATCCAAGGAGAAGATCGATCTGTTGCGGACTTTGGGTGCTGAGGTCAGAACTGTTCCTGCGGTTCCATACAAGGATCCAGGCAATTATGTGAAGGTATCCGCAAGGATCGCCGAAGAGATCCCGAATGCGATCTGGGCGAATCAATTCGATAATGTCGCGAATAGGCTCGCTCATTTTCAAACCACCGGTCCTGAGATCTGGGAGCAGACAGGCGGAAAAGTAGATGCATGGTTGGCTTCCTTGGGAACGGGAGGAACCTTTACCGGGACAGCAATGTTCTTAAAGACAAAGGATCCGAAGATCAAAACGATCGTTGCAGAACCTTTTGGATCAGCAATTTATAATTTTGTAAAGAAGGGAGAGCTTTCTGCGGAAGGAAATTCTTTCACGGAAGGAATAGGGAATGGTAGGATCACTGAGAATATGAAGGACGCACCCTTTGACGATGCGATCCGGATCTCCGACCAGGAATGTTTGGAGACCATCTATACACTTTTGAGAAAGGATGGGCTATTCGTAGGCGGATCCACAGGGATTAACGTAGCCGCGGCGGTGAGACTTGCTAAGGAACTTGGGCCAGGCCGCACACTTGTGACTGTTCTTTGTGATAGCGGTGCCAGATACCAGTCCAGGCTGTATGACAAGGACTGGTTGGCTACTAAAGGATATTCGATTCCGGAAATCTAA